Proteins from a genomic interval of Streptococcus oralis:
- the malQ gene encoding 4-alpha-glucanotransferase, producing the protein MKKRQSGVLMHISSLPGAYGIGSFGQTAYDFVDFLVRTKQRYWQILPLGTTSYGDSPYQSFSAFAGNTHFIDLDILVEQGLLEASDLKGVDFGSDASEVDYAKIYYARRPLLEKAVKRFLEVGDVKAFEKFAQDNQSWLELFAEYMAIKEHFDNLAWTEWSDADARARKASALESYREKLADKLVYHRVTQYFFFQQWLKLKAYANDNHIEIVGDMPIYVAEDSSDMWANPHLFKTDATGKATCIAGCPPDEFSATGQLWGNPIYDWEAMDKDGYKWWIERLRESFKIYDIVRIDHFRGFESYWEIPAGSDTAAPGKWVKGPGYKLFAAVKEELGELNIIAEDLGFMTDEVIELRERTGFPGMKILQFAFNPEDESIDSPHLAPANSVMYTGTHDNNTVLGWYRNEIDDPTREYMARYTNRKEYETVPHAMLRTVFSSVSFMAIATMQDLLELDEAARMNYPSTLGGNWSWRMTADQLTPAVEETLLDLTTIYRRINENLVELKK; encoded by the coding sequence ATGAAAAAACGTCAAAGTGGTGTGTTGATGCACATCTCTTCTCTACCAGGAGCATACGGGATTGGATCATTTGGTCAGACTGCCTATGATTTCGTTGACTTCTTGGTTCGTACCAAGCAACGTTACTGGCAAATCCTCCCTCTTGGGACAACCAGCTATGGAGATTCTCCATACCAATCATTCTCAGCCTTTGCTGGGAATACGCATTTTATCGACCTTGATATCTTGGTAGAGCAAGGCTTGTTGGAAGCTAGCGATCTTAAAGGTGTTGACTTTGGTAGTGATGCATCGGAAGTCGACTATGCGAAGATTTATTACGCACGTCGTCCGCTTTTAGAAAAGGCAGTTAAACGTTTCTTGGAAGTGGGAGACGTCAAAGCTTTTGAGAAGTTTGCTCAAGACAACCAATCATGGCTTGAACTCTTCGCAGAATATATGGCGATTAAAGAGCATTTTGACAATCTTGCTTGGACAGAATGGTCAGATGCAGATGCTCGTGCTCGTAAAGCTTCAGCACTTGAAAGCTACCGTGAGAAATTGGCAGACAAGTTGGTTTATCACCGTGTGACTCAATATTTCTTCTTCCAACAATGGTTGAAATTGAAAGCCTACGCTAACGACAACCACATCGAAATTGTTGGAGACATGCCTATCTACGTTGCGGAAGATTCAAGCGACATGTGGGCAAATCCACATCTCTTCAAGACAGATGCCACTGGTAAAGCAACCTGCATCGCAGGTTGCCCACCAGATGAGTTTTCTGCCACTGGTCAGCTTTGGGGAAACCCAATCTATGACTGGGAAGCTATGGACAAAGACGGCTACAAATGGTGGATTGAACGCTTGCGCGAAAGCTTCAAGATTTATGACATCGTTCGTATCGACCACTTCCGTGGTTTCGAATCTTACTGGGAAATTCCTGCTGGTTCCGATACAGCAGCTCCTGGTAAATGGGTGAAAGGTCCTGGCTACAAGCTTTTTGCAGCCGTTAAGGAAGAGCTTGGTGAGCTAAACATCATCGCGGAAGACCTTGGTTTCATGACAGATGAAGTCATCGAGTTGCGTGAACGCACAGGCTTCCCAGGAATGAAGATTCTTCAATTTGCCTTCAACCCAGAAGACGAAAGTATCGATAGCCCACACTTGGCACCTGCCAACTCTGTTATGTACACAGGAACACACGATAACAATACAGTTCTTGGTTGGTATCGTAATGAGATCGACGATCCAACTCGTGAGTACATGGCGCGTTACACCAACCGTAAAGAGTATGAAACAGTGCCGCACGCAATGCTTCGTACAGTATTTTCATCCGTTAGCTTCATGGCTATTGCAACCATGCAAGACTTGCTAGAACTAGATGAGGCAGCTCGCATGAACTACCCATCTACTCTTGGTGGAAACTGGTCATGGCGTATGACAGCAGATCAATTGACACCAGCTGTTGAAGAAACTTTGCTTGACTTGACTACAATTTATCGCCGAATTAATGAAAATTTGGTAGAATTAAAGAAATAA
- the glgP gene encoding glycogen/starch/alpha-glucan family phosphorylase — translation MLPLKEFVQKHYNKTIAECSNEELYLALLNYSKLASSQKPVNTGKKKVYYISAEFLIGKLLSNNLINLGLYDDVKKELAAAGKDLIEIEEVELEPSLGNGGLGRLAACFIDSIATLGLNGDGVGLNYHFGLFQQVLKNNQQETIPNAWLTEQNWLVRSSRSYQVPFAHFTLTSTLYDIDVPGYKTATKNRLRLFDLDSVDSSIIEDGINFDKTDIARNLTLFLYPDDSDKQGELLRIFQQYFMVSNGAQLIIDEAIEKGSNLHDLADYAVVQINDTHPSMVIPELIRLLTARGIELDEAISIVRSMTAYTNHTILAEALEKWPLEFLQEVVPHLVPIIKELDRRVKAEYKDPAVQIIDENDRVHMAHMDIHYGYSVNGVAALHTEILKNSELKAFYDIYPEKFNNKTNGITFRRWLMHANPRLSHYLDEIIGEGWHHEADELEKLLSYEDKAAVKEKLESIKAHNKRKLARHLKDHQGVEINTNSIFDIQIKRLHEYKRQQMNALYVIHKYLDIKAGNIPARPITVFFGGKAAPAYTIAQDIIHLILCLSEVIANDPEVAPHLQVVMVENYNVTAASFLIPACDISEQISLASKEASGTGNMKFMLNGALTLGTMDGANVEIAELVGDENIYIFGEDSETVIDLYAKAAYKSSEFYAREAIKPLVDFIVSDAVLAVGKKERLERLYNELINKDWFMTLLDLEDYIKVKEQMLADYENRDAWLDKVIVNIAKAGFFSSDRTIAQYNEDIWHLN, via the coding sequence ATGTTACCATTAAAAGAATTTGTACAAAAGCATTACAATAAAACCATTGCAGAATGTAGCAATGAAGAGCTTTACCTTGCTCTTCTCAACTACAGCAAGCTTGCTAGCAGTCAAAAACCAGTCAACACTGGTAAGAAAAAAGTTTACTACATCTCAGCTGAGTTCTTAATCGGTAAACTCTTGTCAAACAACTTGATCAACCTTGGTCTTTACGACGATGTGAAAAAAGAACTTGCAGCTGCAGGTAAAGACTTAATCGAAATCGAAGAAGTAGAATTGGAACCATCACTTGGTAACGGTGGTTTGGGACGTTTGGCTGCCTGCTTTATCGACTCAATCGCTACACTTGGTTTGAATGGTGACGGTGTTGGTTTGAACTATCACTTTGGTCTTTTCCAACAAGTTCTTAAAAACAACCAACAAGAAACGATTCCTAATGCTTGGTTGACAGAGCAAAACTGGTTGGTACGCTCAAGCCGTAGCTACCAAGTGCCATTTGCACACTTCACATTGACATCTACTCTTTACGATATCGATGTACCTGGTTACAAGACAGCTACTAAAAACCGCTTGCGTTTGTTTGACTTGGATTCAGTTGATTCTTCTATCATCGAAGATGGTATCAACTTTGACAAGACAGACATCGCTCGCAACTTGACTCTCTTCCTTTACCCAGACGATAGCGACAAGCAAGGTGAATTGCTCCGTATCTTCCAACAATACTTCATGGTTTCAAACGGTGCGCAATTGATCATTGACGAAGCGATCGAAAAAGGAAGCAACTTGCATGACCTTGCGGACTACGCAGTTGTACAAATCAACGATACTCACCCATCAATGGTGATCCCTGAATTGATTCGTCTTTTGACTGCACGTGGTATCGAACTTGACGAAGCAATCTCTATCGTTCGTAGCATGACTGCCTACACGAACCACACAATCCTTGCTGAAGCCCTTGAAAAATGGCCTCTTGAATTCTTGCAAGAAGTGGTTCCTCACTTGGTACCAATCATCAAAGAATTGGACCGTCGTGTGAAAGCAGAATACAAAGACCCAGCTGTTCAAATCATTGATGAAAACGACCGTGTACACATGGCTCACATGGATATTCACTACGGATACAGTGTTAACGGGGTAGCAGCACTCCACACTGAGATCTTGAAGAACTCAGAGTTGAAAGCTTTCTACGACATCTACCCAGAAAAATTCAACAACAAAACAAACGGTATCACATTCCGTCGTTGGCTCATGCATGCCAACCCAAGACTATCTCACTACTTGGATGAGATTATTGGAGAGGGATGGCACCATGAAGCAGATGAGCTTGAAAAACTCTTGTCTTACGAAGACAAAGCAGCTGTCAAAGAAAAATTGGAAAGCATCAAGGCTCACAACAAACGTAAATTGGCTCGTCACTTGAAAGATCACCAAGGTGTGGAAATCAATACAAACTCTATCTTTGATATCCAAATCAAACGTCTTCACGAGTACAAACGCCAACAAATGAACGCTTTGTATGTCATCCACAAATACCTTGATATCAAGGCTGGTAACATCCCTGCTCGTCCAATCACAGTCTTCTTTGGTGGTAAAGCAGCTCCTGCCTACACAATCGCCCAAGACATCATTCACTTGATCCTTTGCTTGTCAGAAGTGATTGCAAATGATCCAGAAGTAGCTCCACACTTGCAAGTGGTTATGGTTGAAAACTACAACGTTACTGCAGCAAGCTTCCTTATCCCAGCATGTGATATCTCAGAACAAATCTCACTTGCTTCTAAAGAAGCTTCAGGTACTGGTAACATGAAATTCATGTTGAACGGTGCTTTGACTCTTGGTACTATGGACGGTGCTAACGTGGAAATCGCTGAGTTGGTTGGCGACGAAAACATCTATATCTTTGGTGAAGATTCAGAAACTGTTATCGACCTTTACGCAAAAGCAGCTTACAAATCAAGCGAATTCTATGCTCGTGAAGCTATCAAACCTTTGGTTGACTTCATTGTGAGCGATGCTGTTCTTGCAGTAGGTAAGAAAGAACGCTTGGAACGTCTTTACAACGAATTGATCAACAAAGACTGGTTCATGACTCTCCTTGATTTGGAAGACTATATCAAGGTCAAAGAGCAAATGCTTGCTGACTACGAAAACCGTGACGCATGGTTGGATAAAGTCATCGTTAACATTGCCAAAGCAGGATTCTTCTCATCTGACCGTACAATCGCTCAGTACAACGAAGATATCTGGCACTTGAACTAA
- a CDS encoding putative RNA methyltransferase codes for MNTNLKPKLQRFASASAFACPICQENLSLVESSLKCSNRHSVDLAKFGYVNLAPQIKQSANYDKENFQNRQQILEAGFYQAILEGISDLLITNPSAKTVLDIGCGEGFYSRKLQESHSDKTFYAFDISKDSVQIAAKSEPNWAVNWFVGDLARLPIKDASMDILLDIFSPANYGEFRRVLSKDGILIKVIPTENHLKEIRQMVQDQLTKKDYSNQNIKEHFQEHFSIQSSQIASLTKPISAEQRQALLAMTPLLFHVDHTKIDWSQLTEINIEAEILVGKAL; via the coding sequence ATGAATACAAACCTCAAACCAAAACTCCAGCGCTTTGCTTCTGCTAGTGCCTTTGCCTGCCCTATCTGCCAAGAAAACCTATCCTTAGTAGAGAGCAGTCTCAAGTGTAGCAACCGCCATTCTGTTGACTTGGCAAAATTTGGCTATGTCAACTTGGCTCCGCAAATCAAGCAATCTGCCAACTACGACAAGGAAAACTTTCAAAACCGCCAACAAATTCTTGAAGCTGGTTTTTATCAGGCTATTTTAGAAGGTATCTCGGACTTACTAATAACTAATCCATCCGCAAAAACAGTCTTGGATATCGGTTGTGGCGAAGGTTTCTACTCTCGTAAGCTCCAAGAAAGTCACTCTGACAAAACCTTTTACGCCTTTGATATTTCAAAAGATTCCGTTCAAATCGCTGCCAAGAGCGAACCAAACTGGGCGGTCAACTGGTTTGTCGGCGACCTGGCTCGTCTTCCTATAAAAGACGCCAGCATGGATATCCTGCTTGATATCTTCTCGCCTGCCAACTATGGGGAATTCCGTCGCGTTTTATCCAAAGACGGTATTTTGATCAAGGTCATCCCAACTGAAAATCACCTCAAAGAAATCCGTCAAATGGTGCAGGACCAGCTGACAAAGAAGGATTATTCCAACCAAAATATCAAAGAACATTTCCAGGAACATTTCAGTATCCAATCTAGTCAGATTGCTTCCTTAACAAAACCTATCTCGGCTGAGCAACGCCAAGCCCTGCTTGCCATGACGCCCTTACTCTTTCACGTTGACCATACCAAGATTGACTGGAGCCAACTGACAGAGATTAACATTGAAGCAGAGATTCTAGTTGGGAAAGCACTGTAA
- the tyrS gene encoding tyrosine--tRNA ligase — protein sequence MHIFDELKERGLIFQTTDEEALRKALEEGQVSYYSGYDPTADSLHLGHLVAILTSRRLQLAGHKPYALVGGATGLIGDPSFKDAERSLQTKDTVDGWVKSIQGQLSRFLDFENGENKAVMVNNYDWFGSISFIDFLRDVGKYFTVNYMMSKESVKKRIETGISYTEFAYQIMQGYDFYVLNQEHNVTLQIGGSDQWGNMTAGTELLRRKADKTGHVITVPLITDATGKKFGKSEGNAVWLNPEKTSPYEMYQFWMNVMDADAVRFLKIFTFLSLDEIEDIRKQFEAAPHERLAQKVLAREVVTLVHGEEAYKEALNITEQLFAGNIKNLSVKELKQGLRGVPNYQVQTDENHNIVELLVSSGVVNSKRQAREDVQNGAIYVNGDRIQDLDYVLSDADKLENELTVIRRGKKKYFVLTY from the coding sequence ATGCACATTTTTGATGAGCTAAAAGAGCGTGGTTTGATTTTTCAAACGACTGATGAAGAAGCTTTGCGCAAAGCCCTAGAAGAAGGTCAAGTTTCTTATTATAGTGGCTACGATCCAACTGCTGACAGCCTTCACCTAGGCCACCTTGTCGCAATCTTGACCAGTCGTCGTTTGCAATTAGCAGGTCACAAACCTTATGCGCTCGTTGGCGGTGCTACAGGTCTCATCGGAGATCCGTCCTTCAAAGATGCTGAGCGTAGTCTCCAAACAAAAGACACAGTAGATGGCTGGGTCAAGTCTATCCAAGGACAACTTTCTCGTTTTCTTGACTTTGAAAATGGTGAAAACAAAGCTGTCATGGTCAATAACTACGACTGGTTTGGCAGCATCAGCTTCATCGACTTCCTCCGTGATGTCGGAAAATACTTCACTGTCAACTACATGATGAGCAAGGAGTCTGTGAAAAAACGGATTGAAACTGGAATTTCTTACACTGAGTTCGCTTACCAAATCATGCAAGGATATGACTTCTACGTCCTTAACCAAGAGCACAATGTTACCCTGCAAATCGGTGGTTCTGACCAGTGGGGAAATATGACAGCTGGTACCGAATTGCTTCGTCGTAAGGCTGATAAGACTGGTCACGTCATCACTGTCCCACTCATTACAGATGCAACTGGTAAGAAATTTGGTAAATCTGAAGGGAATGCTGTTTGGCTCAATCCTGAAAAGACTTCTCCATACGAAATGTACCAATTCTGGATGAACGTTATGGACGCTGACGCTGTTCGTTTCTTGAAAATCTTTACTTTCTTGTCACTGGATGAGATTGAAGACATCCGTAAACAATTCGAAGCAGCACCACACGAACGCTTGGCTCAAAAAGTCCTAGCTCGTGAAGTTGTCACACTTGTCCATGGAGAAGAAGCCTACAAAGAAGCCCTTAACATCACTGAGCAACTCTTTGCAGGAAACATCAAAAACCTTTCTGTCAAAGAACTCAAACAAGGACTTCGTGGCGTACCAAACTATCAAGTACAAACAGACGAAAATCACAACATCGTTGAACTTCTTGTATCTTCTGGTGTGGTTAACTCCAAACGCCAAGCCCGTGAAGATGTTCAAAACGGTGCTATCTACGTCAACGGCGACCGCATCCAAGACCTTGACTATGTCTTGAGTGACGCAGATAAGTTAGAGAACGAACTCACTGTTATCCGCCGCGGTAAGAAAAAATACTTCGTTCTAACATACTAA
- the pbp1b gene encoding penicillin-binding protein PBP1B, with protein MKERINELKTKMLHFFQQLMQRIAKWKKRLAEKLANKKTGKKGTSSDKVGRAGSNFAKVLSGFKIVFNTLFILGFIGGLFGAGVAMGYGVALFDKAQVPQAEELVKQVKDIASISEITYSDGSTIASIEGDLLRTSVASDAISDNLKKAIIATEDENFNEHKGVVPKAVIRATLGTFVGLGSSSGGSTLTQQVIKQQVVGDAPTLARKAKEIIDALALERAMGKDEILTTYLNIAPFGRNHKGQNIAGAQQAAEGIFGVKASDLTVPQAAFIAGLPQSPISYSPYESDGSMKSEEDLALGIKRARDVLYNMYRTGALSQEDYDKYKDYDFKKDFLPSGSVSGTSRDYLYFATLAEATDRMYDYLIQRDNVSVQEQKNESIQKAYRDLATKEIENGGYKITTTINKNVHAAMQNAVATYGYLLDDSTGQPEVGNVLMDNQTGAILGFVGGRNYQKNQNNHAIDTKRSPASTTKPILAYSIAIDQGLMGSASILSNYPTNFSNGNPIMYVNSPGTGMMTLGEALNYSWNIPAYWTYRTLREKGVDVKGYMEKMGYEIPEYGIESLPMGGGIDVTVAQHTNGYQTLANNGVYHKKHMIAKIESTDGRVVYEHKDKPVQVYSKATATIMQSLLRDVISSRITSSFQTDLATINPSLASADWIGKTGTTNEDENMWLMLSTPRLTLGGWLGHDDNRPLAKGAGHYRNANYMAHLVNAIQQAKPGIWGNERFNLDSSVTKSQVLKSTGEKPGKVSINGKEVNVSGSTVTSYWATKEGAPVTAYRFAIGGSDADYQNAWKNILGSIPAVTPPSSSSGSGTTSSSGNTQSGSSGRSRLFNR; from the coding sequence ATGAAAGAAAGAATTAATGAATTAAAAACAAAAATGCTGCATTTTTTCCAGCAGCTAATGCAACGAATTGCAAAATGGAAGAAAAGACTAGCAGAAAAACTGGCTAATAAGAAAACCGGTAAAAAGGGGACCTCTTCTGACAAAGTTGGAAGGGCAGGATCTAATTTTGCTAAGGTTTTGAGTGGGTTTAAAATAGTTTTTAATACTCTCTTTATCCTAGGTTTTATCGGTGGACTGTTTGGTGCTGGGGTGGCTATGGGTTATGGAGTCGCTCTATTTGACAAGGCCCAGGTACCTCAAGCAGAAGAGTTGGTCAAGCAAGTGAAGGATATTGCCTCTATCTCAGAAATCACTTATTCTGACGGCAGTACCATTGCCTCGATCGAGGGCGATTTGTTGCGCACTTCAGTCGCTTCAGATGCTATCTCAGACAATCTTAAGAAGGCTATCATTGCGACAGAGGACGAGAATTTCAACGAGCACAAGGGAGTCGTGCCTAAGGCCGTTATTCGTGCGACCCTGGGAACTTTTGTCGGTCTGGGGTCATCCAGTGGTGGTTCGACCTTGACTCAGCAGGTTATCAAGCAGCAAGTGGTGGGGGATGCTCCCACTCTAGCTCGTAAGGCCAAAGAAATCATTGATGCTCTAGCTTTAGAGCGGGCTATGGGTAAGGATGAGATTTTAACAACCTACCTTAATATTGCTCCTTTTGGTCGCAATCATAAAGGCCAAAATATTGCAGGTGCCCAACAGGCTGCAGAAGGAATCTTTGGGGTTAAGGCTTCGGATTTAACGGTCCCTCAAGCAGCCTTTATTGCAGGATTGCCACAGAGCCCAATCAGTTACTCCCCTTATGAATCTGACGGTAGTATGAAGAGTGAGGAGGATTTGGCTCTGGGGATCAAACGGGCTAGAGATGTTCTCTATAATATGTACCGGACAGGGGCTCTAAGTCAGGAAGATTACGACAAGTACAAGGATTATGATTTTAAGAAAGACTTCTTACCATCTGGTAGTGTCAGCGGTACTTCGCGTGACTATCTCTACTTCGCAACCTTGGCAGAAGCTACTGATCGAATGTATGACTACCTGATTCAGAGAGATAATGTTTCTGTACAAGAGCAAAAGAATGAATCCATCCAGAAAGCTTATCGTGATTTAGCGACTAAGGAAATTGAAAATGGTGGGTATAAGATTACGACAACTATCAATAAAAATGTTCATGCTGCGATGCAAAATGCGGTGGCAACCTACGGCTATCTGCTAGATGATTCGACAGGCCAGCCTGAGGTGGGGAATGTCCTCATGGACAACCAAACGGGAGCTATTCTTGGATTTGTCGGTGGTCGCAATTATCAAAAAAATCAGAATAACCACGCTATCGACACAAAACGTTCTCCTGCTTCGACTACTAAGCCGATATTGGCTTACAGTATTGCCATTGACCAAGGTCTGATGGGAAGTGCAAGTATCTTATCAAACTATCCAACCAACTTTTCAAACGGCAATCCCATCATGTATGTCAATAGTCCTGGTACGGGCATGATGACGTTAGGGGAGGCCCTTAACTACTCATGGAATATCCCAGCCTACTGGACTTATCGTACACTTCGAGAGAAGGGTGTTGATGTTAAAGGCTATATGGAAAAAATGGGTTACGAAATCCCAGAATATGGTATTGAGAGTTTACCGATGGGCGGAGGAATTGACGTTACAGTTGCTCAGCATACTAACGGATATCAGACTCTGGCCAACAACGGAGTTTACCATAAGAAACACATGATCGCGAAGATCGAGTCAACAGATGGTCGAGTGGTTTATGAACATAAAGATAAACCTGTCCAAGTTTACTCAAAAGCGACAGCGACCATCATGCAAAGTCTCCTTCGGGATGTCATTTCATCTCGGATTACCTCAAGTTTCCAGACAGACTTGGCTACCATCAATCCAAGCCTCGCTAGCGCCGACTGGATTGGAAAAACTGGTACAACCAATGAAGATGAAAACATGTGGCTTATGCTTTCTACGCCTCGCTTGACCTTGGGTGGCTGGCTAGGTCACGATGACAACCGACCACTAGCCAAAGGGGCGGGCCACTACCGCAATGCCAACTATATGGCCCACTTGGTTAATGCTATTCAACAAGCAAAACCTGGCATTTGGGGGAATGAGCGCTTTAATCTTGACTCAAGTGTGACCAAGTCACAAGTTCTCAAGTCGACAGGGGAGAAGCCGGGCAAGGTTTCAATTAATGGCAAAGAAGTTAACGTTTCCGGTTCTACCGTAACAAGTTACTGGGCTACTAAAGAAGGGGCGCCAGTAACCGCCTACCGCTTCGCTATTGGAGGAAGCGATGCAGATTATCAGAATGCTTGGAAGAATATTCTAGGAAGCATTCCTGCAGTAACTCCTCCAAGCTCAAGTAGCGGTTCGGGAACAACAAGTTCGAGTGGAAATACTCAGAGTGGCTCTTCAGGACGTTCACGTCTATTTAATCGTTAA
- a CDS encoding DMT family transporter — translation MNHYQKKIVKGTLYSLLSGLIWGICGILGEYFFTHYPVSSGWITSMRLLVAGSLVLGLSAFQLRTRLLDIWRDKKNYLPFLAYAILGIFSVQFFFYLCVEYSNATTATILQFISPVFILFYNRIVYQKKASITAILYVLIAMLGVFLMATKGDLSQLSMTPLALVTGLLSAVGVMFNVILPQRFARHYGFVPTVGWGMILAGLFSNFLYPIYQISFQMDLVSVLICLMIAVFGTAFAFFLSMKAVSLVSPLVVSVVSASEPLSSALLSVLFLGLVMDVFLALAMVLIIVPMIFLSVEEAKQAK, via the coding sequence ATGAATCATTATCAGAAAAAGATTGTTAAGGGAACACTATATTCGCTACTCTCAGGCCTAATCTGGGGGATCTGTGGGATTTTAGGAGAGTATTTTTTCACTCATTATCCAGTGTCTTCTGGATGGATTACTTCTATGCGTTTACTGGTAGCGGGGAGTTTGGTTTTAGGCTTATCGGCCTTTCAGTTGCGCACTCGATTATTGGATATCTGGCGTGATAAGAAAAATTATCTACCTTTTTTAGCCTATGCTATTCTAGGTATTTTTTCTGTGCAGTTTTTCTTCTATCTCTGCGTTGAGTATTCCAATGCGACGACGGCGACCATTTTGCAATTTATCAGCCCAGTTTTTATCCTGTTTTACAATCGCATTGTCTACCAGAAAAAGGCTTCGATTACAGCGATTCTCTATGTTTTGATTGCCATGCTAGGTGTTTTTTTGATGGCCACAAAAGGGGACTTGTCCCAGTTATCCATGACGCCCTTGGCTCTAGTGACTGGTTTGCTCAGTGCGGTAGGGGTCATGTTTAATGTCATCCTTCCCCAACGATTTGCCCGCCACTATGGATTTGTCCCTACTGTTGGTTGGGGGATGATTCTGGCAGGGCTCTTTAGTAATTTCCTTTACCCTATCTATCAGATAAGCTTTCAAATGGATCTGGTAAGCGTGCTGATTTGTCTGATGATTGCCGTGTTTGGCACCGCTTTTGCCTTTTTCCTGTCTATGAAGGCTGTCTCTCTCGTTTCCCCTCTCGTTGTCTCTGTAGTGAGCGCTAGCGAGCCTCTCTCTTCAGCTCTATTAAGTGTTCTTTTTCTAGGATTGGTCATGGATGTTTTTTTGGCCTTAGCTATGGTGTTGATTATCGTTCCGATGATTTTCTTATCTGTAGAAGAAGCAAAACAAGCCAAGTAA
- the dapD gene encoding 2,3,4,5-tetrahydropyridine-2,6-dicarboxylate N-acetyltransferase, whose amino-acid sequence MTATKMNAQEIIQFIANAEKKTSVKVTFEGELATAVPSSVVKLGNVLFGDWKDIAPLLEGLVENQDYVVEQDARNSAVPLLDKRAINARIEPGAIIRDQVEIGDNAVIMMGAVINIGAEIGAGTMIDMGAILGGRAIVGKNSHVGAGAVLAGVIEPASAEPVRVGDNVLIGANAVVIEGVQIGSGSVVAAGAIVTQDVPENVVVAGIPARIIKEIDAQTQQKTALEDALRTL is encoded by the coding sequence ATGACTGCTACAAAAATGAATGCTCAAGAGATTATCCAATTTATCGCCAATGCTGAAAAGAAAACCAGTGTCAAAGTAACCTTTGAGGGAGAACTCGCAACTGCTGTACCAAGCTCTGTTGTTAAACTAGGAAATGTTTTATTCGGAGACTGGAAGGATATCGCTCCGCTTCTTGAAGGTTTGGTAGAAAATCAAGATTATGTTGTCGAGCAAGATGCTCGTAACTCTGCAGTTCCTTTGCTAGATAAACGTGCTATCAACGCTCGTATCGAGCCAGGTGCGATTATCCGTGACCAAGTTGAAATTGGTGACAATGCTGTTATCATGATGGGAGCCGTTATCAATATTGGTGCTGAAATCGGTGCAGGAACCATGATTGATATGGGTGCCATCCTTGGTGGCCGCGCTATCGTTGGAAAAAATAGCCACGTTGGTGCAGGGGCAGTTTTGGCAGGTGTGATTGAGCCAGCTAGTGCTGAACCAGTCCGCGTCGGAGACAATGTTCTTATCGGTGCCAATGCAGTGGTTATTGAAGGAGTACAAATCGGTAGCGGTTCAGTCGTTGCCGCAGGAGCTATTGTTACCCAAGATGTTCCAGAAAACGTGGTAGTAGCAGGTATTCCAGCTCGTATCATCAAAGAAATTGATGCCCAAACCCAACAAAAAACAGCGCTTGAGGATGCGCTTCGTACCTTGTAA